ATACGCGGACGCAGCGAAGTGGGTATACGGACAGGGCCTTTCGTCAGGCGGATGGACCTCCGGCGAACTAATCACCCTTACCGAGGTTCGCTATGTGCACGAGTTGGCGATGACGAAGGTCTGGGGTGTCGCTCCCCACCCCGACGCCGATCCCAACGAAGGTCCGGGTTCCTTCCGCCGGCACAACATCCGCCCATTTCCTGGGGGCATGCAGCCACCCGACTGGCCGGAAGTGCAGGCGCTCATGACCGACTGGGTTGCCCGCGCATGCAACCTGCGAGACTTCCAGGGGCCGCACCTCGAGGCGCTCGCCGCGACGCACGCGGAGTTCGAACAGATCCATCCGTTCCTGGACGGCAACGGCCGTACGGGCCGGCTCCTGTTGAACCTCATCCTCATCCGGATGGGATACCCCCCCGCGATCATCCGAAAGTCAGAGCGGGCTCGGTATCTCCGGGCCCTGCGCGCCGCCGACGGCGGCGACCCTGGTCCGCTCGGCGAGTTCATGGCTCGTGCAGTTCTCGACACGCTGATGCGCTTCATAGTGCCCGCGGTAGCGGGACCGGCGAGGCTCGTGCCCCTTGCCGCGCTCGCCGATCGCGAAACCACCGTCCGCGCGCTTCGGGCGGCGGCCGAGCGCGGGCGCCTGCGCGCGCAGCGGGATGACAAAGGCCAGTGGAGAAGCACACGCAACTGGGTAAGCGAGTACAGAGCCAGTCGCTACAGACGCGATCGGTGATCGGCCCGGAGGAACTGCCAACGACCTTCTTTCCCGCACCAACCACGCCGCAGAGTCGGGTGGAGTTTGTTCTCAGAGCGCGGTCTGCTCCAGGACTTGCTCGAGTTGGGCGACGACGTTCTCCCAGCGCAAGTGCTCTACCGACGCGCGCGCGCCTGCACGGTCGGACGGCAACGAAAGCGCGCGCACCGCGGCGTGGGCTACCCCGACGGGATCGGTGGGATCGGGGATGAGCGCGCCGTTGACGCCATCAGTCACGGCTGCGGCCGCTCCGGCGCGCGCGCTGACGGCAACCGGGGTCCCGCACGCGAGCGACTCGGCGATGGGCAGCCCCCAGGGGTCGAAGCGTGTCGGGAAGATGAGCGCGTCGGCAGCGGAGTAAGCCGCGCGCAGATCCGGAACGAAACCGACCGCGCGCACCTCGCGACCCAATCGATGGGCGACGGCGAGCGCACGCACGTCACCGGCCGGCGCGCGCCCGGCGACTACAAGCCGAGCGTCGGGAACGCGCTCACGGATGACACGGAAGGACTCGAACAGCGTTCCCAGCCCCTTGCGGCGCATCTCGGTAGCGACGGTGAAAAGCAGCGGAGAGTCACCGACCTCCCACGCGGCGCGCATCGTCTCGCGCCCCTTGGGATCGAACGAAAACTCCTCCAGATTCACGCCGTCGGGAAGCACGCGCACCTTGTCGACGACCGCGGGATAGTAAAAGCGGATCTCGTCGGCCGCCCAATCGCCGGCGGCAAGCACGGCGCTGGGGATGCCGCGCCCGAGCACATGGCGATCCGAGGCCAGGATGATGTGGTGGTGTGGGTTCAGCCGGCGGCGCAATCCGTCGAAGGTGGTCACCGGCCACTCACGATTGGCCACCTCCCACCAGGAACGGTGCGCGCCGGGCAGACGCACGACACACGGACGCGACAGAACCGAACCGAACGAGACGATGTTGTCCAGGTCTACGCGAGCCACCGCGCGCGCGGCAGCAAAAGGAAAGGTGGCCGCGCGCAGAGCAATCTGCGAGCGCAATCCGCCGACGCGCACGAAACGAACGGCGCGGTCCTCGTCCTGGACTTCCCAGGTCTGAGCGAAAACAACGACCTCGTGGCCGCGCGCGACCAGCCCGCGGGCGTACTCGACGGCGACGCGCTCAAGCCCTCCCCGGCGGTTGTATGCGGAGATCACGATTCCGAGTCTCAACGCTCCCCCTCGGCCAGCGCGACAACGAGATCTTCGACCTCGCGCACGTAGCGCGAGATGTCGAACCGCTCGGCGGCGCGCGCGCGCGCCGCCGCCACCATCGTAGCCGCGAACTCCGGCGCGTCTAGATACCGAATCACGGCATCCGCGATCGCGGCGGAATCCCCCACCGGGACCAGCAGACCGTGGACACCGTCGTCGATGATCTCGGGCACTCCACCGGCGTCGGTCGCCACCACCGGGACTCCGGCGGCCATCGCCTCGACGTTGGTAAGCCCAAACGGCTCCCCAAAGGACGCGAGCACGAAGACATCCAGGCCCGCCAGCAACTCGGACACGTCGGCACGATGGCCCAGGAACCGGACGCGCTCGGCGATTCCGAGGTTGCGCACGAGCAACTCCAGGCGCGCGGGGTAGTCGGCGCTGAAGCCTCCGATGGCGCCGCCGATCACGAAGAAGCGCGCGCGCGGATGCTGCTCCAGAACGCGCGGCGCGGCTTCGAGGAAGACGTGCTGGCCTTTCCAGGGCTGCAGGCGGCCGACGATTCCGATCGCTTGTTCGCCGGGATCAAGTCCGAGAGCGGCGCGCGCCTTCTCGCGCGACGCCGCGCGGTACGGCTCCAACGGAATCCCGGGAAGGATCACCTTCGACCGCGCGTGGCGCTTTGCCGAAGCGGCCGAAGAACACACGACCAGATCGGCGCGCAGCGATGCGGGCAAGCGGTTGTCGATCCACCAGCGTTTCTCACCGCGCGCCGGACGAATCCCGTGGTCCCACCACACCGCGGGCTTTCGCGCGAGGCGCGCGGCCGGCGTTCCGTAGTAATGGCCCTTGACTTGCCAGGACAGCACAACGTCGTGGGCGCGCGCCAGGCGCGCAAGGCGCCACACCGTGAGCGCCCACATCCAGAAATAGCGAAGACGCTGCGCGCGCAGACGAACCACGCGCGCGCGCGCAGCAACGAGATCGTCGGTGAACTCGCCGTCGGCAAGACATGCCACGGTCGTGACGACGCGAGACTCGTCCGAGCGCCCCAAGAACTCGAGCAACAACTCCTCGGCCCCTCCGCGAACCGGCGACGGGTTGACGAGGAGCAGCCGGACGGGGCGGCGGCCGTTCAGGGTTCCGGATGTAGGAGGCCGCCGGCCGGCGGGTCGATGGGCATCTCGTCCAGCGCACTGCGCACGTTGAACGCGAAGATCTGCAGGAGCTGCACGTCCCCGGAGTCCACCTCGCGGCGGCCCTCGGTGTACGCGCCGACGATCACTCCGACGCTTTGATCGTCGCGAACGATCGGAGCAACCGCGTAGCTCGTGATTCCCTTGTAGATCGCCAGCCACTGCGGCGAGCGCCCGTTCGCCAGGGGAACCGCCACCGCGTGACGAGTGCGAAACGCCTCACACTCGAACAGGTCGGCTTCGATGTCCAGTTCGGCGTCCTCCGAGGCCGCTGCGAACGGCGCGCGCAACCGCAGCTTCCCGCCCTCGGCCATGAACAACATGGCGCGATCGAATCCGATCGTGCGGCGCACCTGATCGGGAATCATGCGGATGCGACGCTCGACCGACGGCTGCGCGGCGAGCTGCTGGCGGACGTAGTAGATGCGCCGGACCCGCTCTTGCACTTCGTCGCCGATCCCGGAGGTGGCGAGGTCCTCGTCGGCGCGCGCGCGCTCGGCGAGCGCGTTGGTGATCACGTGGGCAAGCAGCAAGTGCACGTCTTCGATGTGCTGGTAAGAGGTCGACTGGATGTGCAGCACGTGCCGGGCGATCGCTCCGGCCGTACCCCCGTCGAATCCGACGAACGCGATCGTCTCGCAGCCGCGCTCGTGAGCGGTCGCAATGGCGTTCACGATGTTCTCGCTCATGCCCGATGCGGTGAAGCCGATAACGATGTCGCCGGGACGAGCGAAGTTCACGAGTTGTTCACCGAAGATGTTCGTGTAGTGCGTGTCGTTCGCCCACGCGGTCACGAGCGACATGTTGTCGCACAAGTTGAGCGCTCGCATCCGGCGACGCCCCGGAACGATCGCGGTCTTGTTCAGGTCGCAGGTGAAGTGCATCGAAGTCGCCGCTCCACCGCCGTTGCCCATCAGGAAGATCTGTCGGTCGTGTTTGTACGCGGTGTAGATCACGTCGATGATCTGCTCGAGCTTCGGCGGATCGATGTTGCGAAGGATCGCTTCGACGCTAGACAAATAGGCCATGATGAAGTTGCGCGTCGTCATTTCCGGGTCACCTCCGCGCGGCCCCGCGCGCGCCGTCCAATTGCTTCCTGCGCAAGTATCCAGATCGCCGCGTCGACCAGATCATCGGCCACGAAGTCCGGCGCGCGCCGGCCCCAGGAACGATCACGAATCGTTTCGGCTCCCCGTCCTGTGCGCACCAAGATGGTCCGGCATCCGGCCGCCGCGCCCGCGCGAAGATCCGTGCCGGTGTCGCCGACCAAGAACGAAGCTTCCAGGTCCACTCCGCGCTCCGCAGCCGCCGCGCGAAGGAGTCCGGGCTTGGGCTTGCGGCACTCGCATTTGTCGTCGGGGTGATGAGGACACACCAGGATCGCCTCGATGCGAGCACCCGACCCTTCGACGACATCCAGCATCCGCTCATGGATGTCGTCCAGCGTCCGGCGCGTCATCATCGCCCGCCCGATCGCGGACTGGTTGGTTACAACGAACACGCGGCGCTTGGCGCGCGTCAGCGACGCGAGAGCCTCGACGGAACCGGGAATGAAAACAAACTCCGACCACGACTTGACGTGGTCGGGCCGGTTCTCGCAGATGACACCGTCACGATCGAGGAAGATCGCGGGCTCTTTACGGTCCTGCGCGGTCATGTTCGGCTCCAACCGTCGCGGCGAGCGCGGCTCCCTCCCAATCGATCCGCATCCGCCGCTCCCGCCATCCTTGCGTGGCGAGCATCCGGCGAACGTCTTGCTGCTGCCCCTCCGGACAATACAGCACGAGCGTCCCGGTGAGGCCGGCCCCGGCAAGCTTGCCGCCGGTCGCACCCGCCGAGCGCGCCAGGCCGTACACGCGAGCAATCTCGGGTGTACTCACCTGCGAATTGAGGTGCTGCTTTGCCTCCCAGGCCCGGTGCAACATCGCTCCCACATCATCGACGTCGCCCCGCTCGAGCACTTCACACATCTCGTAGGCCATGTCCTTCAAGCGATGCAGCGCATCGACGGTGTCGGGGTCCGACGCCGAGCGCCGGGCCTGCTCCTGCAGCGGAGACACGCTGGAGCGGCGCGCGCCGTTGTGGAACAGCATGATGCCGGACTCCAGCGCCGCGACGACCTCGGGGCGGATCTTCAGGGGAGTCACATCCACCGAACCGTCGCGGAAGAACTCGATCAGGTTGAGACCGCCGAATGCCGACGCGTACTGGTCCTGCTTGCCGCACGAACGGCGCAGCACATCCATCTCGATACGCGCAGCCGTATCGGCGATCTCCGCGCGCTCCAACTCATCGCCGACGAATTGTGCCGCCGCGTATACCAACGCCACGCAGACGGCACCGGATGACGCCAGGCCCGCTCCGGCCGGTACCTCGCTGGATGCGGCAAGCCGTCCGCGCTCGATACCGAAGTGCCACGCGACCGCCTTTTGGTACAGCAAGAAATCCTCGGCCAGAATCGGAGGGCGCATCCGCCGGGCGAACGATGCGGCCGACACGAGTTCACGGCTCCCGTTGTCCAGGCTCACAAGCTCTAGGTCGGCGGCGCGGGGAGATGCGTGTCCGTAGGCATACGAGTCGATCGCGAATGACACCACTGCACCGCCGTGGCGCTCGTAGTACGCGGGCAAGTCCGTTCCGCCCCCAGCCAGCGACACCCGGCCCGGCGCGCGCCCGACGACGATCGACATGCTGCTCCTCCTCCATCGGACGAGCCGGAGCGCGTCCGGCGAACATCTTCACTATCGGTAACGATCAGGACGAGCCGAAGGGCTCACAATTCCCCAGCGTCGCGCAGAACGCCGCGCGCTCGCATGTCGGCGTGTGCGGCGGCGACCGTCTCGCCGCTCTCTTTGGTGGATTCGAGCCACTTCACGTAGTTCGTCCACGTCCGGCGCAAATCGGTTCGCGGTTCCCATCCGAGCCCACGCAAACGAGAGAGATCTCCGATCGTATGACGCACGTCGCCGACACGGTAGCGGCCGGCGATCTCGGGCGCGCGCGGGACGTCGACGATCTCGTTCAACGTCTCGAGCACCTCCAGCACCGTCAAGCTGCGCGGGCCGCCGACGTTGTACGCGCGACCGGGAGCCTGCGCATGGTCGAGCGCGACGAGCGTCGCGGACACCGCATCGTCGATCGCAACGTAGTCGCGAAGCTGTCTGCCGTCTTCGAACACCACGGGCGCGCGCCCGGCGAGCAACTGCAAGCATGCCGAGCGAAGCAGCCCCGAGTAGGCGTTGTGAGGCGACTGTCCGGGACCGTGCACGATGGCATATCTCAGGGCGGCCGTCGGGATCCCGTGCTGCGCTCCGAGCGCGAGCGCGGCCGTCTCGGCGGCGAGCTTGCTGATCCCATAGGAGTTACGAGGAGCGACCATGTCCTCGCTCGTCGGCGCCGGCTCGACGCGACCGCCGCAGCGCGGACAGTGGACGTCCCAGTCGCCGCGCACGAGGTCTTCGGGCGCGCGCTGCTCGGGGACGACGACGCCGTGCTCCGCGCAACGCGCCGCGCCTTCGCCGTATACAGACTGGCTCGAGGCAACTACGACCCGGCGAACCGGCAAGCCCCGCTCCACGATCACCTCGTAGCAAAGCGCGGTTCCGGCCGCGTTCACCGTGAAGAAGCGCGAGAAGTCCGGCATGTAGTCCTGATACGCAGCCATGTGTACGACCGCGTCGATCCCGTCGAGGGCGCGCGCCCAATCGGGCTTCGTGCGCACGTCCCCGTGCAGGAACTCCGCAGCGCCCAGGTCCGGAATGACGCCGGGCACATGCACCGGTGCCGTCAGCGCGTCCAGAACGCGCACCCGGTCCCCGCGCGCGAGCAAACTCCGGACGACGTGCGATCCGATAAAGCCGGCTCCGCCGGTCACGAGCACGTTCATCGGCTCAGTGCCCCCGCGGGATCGCAAGGATCGTGTGCGCGATTAGTTTGACGTCTACCCAGATCGAGCGCCGCTCGATGTAGGCCATGTCCATGTCGAGCTTCTTCTCGAACGAGCACATGTCGCGCGACCAAACCTGCTGCAGCCCGGTGATCCCGGGCAAGACCGCCATGCGCGACTTGGCATAGTTGTCGTACAAGTCGAACTCGTAGTCCAGCGGAGGCCGCGGTCCGACGAAACTCATTTCGCCGCGAATCACGTTGATGATTTGCGGGATCTCGTCGATGGAGAACTTCCGCAGCCATGCCCCCACTCCGGTCACGCGGTCGTCGCCCAGCAGCTTGTAGACAACTTCGCCGTCCACTTCGTGCCCGCCGTTCTCGCGCACATAGCGCTCGATGAACTTGCGGTGCGCGCGATCGTCGCTGTCGATGCGCATCGAGCGGAACTTGTAGTACGTGAACGGACGGCAGTTCCGACCGTACACCGTCCCGCGAAACAGCACAGGACCGCGCGATTCCAGCTTGATCATGACGGCAGCAAAAGCCCACAGTGGGGACCCCACAACTGCGATCGCGAGCGCGAGCGTCAGGTCGATCGCCCGCTTGACGGCATCGTACATCGGGTGCCGACGCGAGACGTCCGCGGGGACGACGCGCGGCCTCGGGGTCGGAGCCGGTGCCGGGACGAACTCGTCGAGCGCGGGCAGCGACAAGGTGGCGGTCGCACCGCGCGCGACTGCTACGGCGCGCGAGGAAGGCGCGGGAGAATCCAGCAGCGTCGCGCGAGCAGCCGGGCGCGCGCGATCCGCGGCCAAAGAACGGCGCGCAGGGTCGTACGACGGCACCGGGGGCGCCGGTGGATACTGCGGCGCGCGAGGCTGCGAACCACGACCCGGCTCGTGCCCGTCGGGATACCGCTCCGGCACGTAAGAACGCGGAGGTCCATCGAGCCGCACGGCCGCGCGCGCGGCAACCGACGGCCGAGGCTGCGCGTGATGTTTCTGGGGACGCGGCGCGGCCGGAGCGCGACGGCGCATGGCGCGCCGCGCCGTGCGCTGGACGAGCGCGCGGTAGACCTGCGCGACGGACTGCACGGTGCGCTCGACGGGGAAGAAGTTCTCGGCCACCGCGGCGCCGGCTTCGCCCATCCTGCGGCGGAGCTTTCGGTCCGAGAGCAACCGGTCCATCGCATCAGCAAGCAAGTCGGGACGCGACGGCGTCACGATGAAGCCTGCGGCAGGCGGAACAATCTCCTGGACCGCCCCGCCGGCCGCGGCGATCACAGGCTTGCCGGCGGCCATGGCCTCGACAATCGCGCGTCCGAACGGTTCGGGTTCCGCTGAAGCGTGGACGAACACGTCAATGGCCGACATCGCCTCCGGTGCGGGCTGCCAACCGAGGAACGTCACACGGTCCTCGATCCCAAGCTCGGCCGCGAGCCGGAACAGATGCTGCTCGAAGGGCTCGTCCTTCTCGGGGAACAAAGCCGCCCCCGCGATTGCGAAGTGGGCACGCGGGTGCCGCTGGGCGACCATCGCCGCGGCGCGCAAGAAGACGTCTTGGCCCTTCCACGGAGCAATGCGCCCGACGATGCCGACGACCGGATCCGATGCCGCCACTCCCATCATCTCCCGCAGCGAACGGTCGGCGGCGGCATCCTGGAAGTCGCGAACTCGAATCCCGTTTGGGATCAATCGCACGCGGCGCAGCAACCGACGTCGACCGCGGAACGGCTCGGCAACGGCGCGCGACGGCACGATGATCGCGTCGGCCAGGTTCGCGCACGCGAGGAAGGCGTACTGCAGCCAGCCCTTAGGCAGGATGTCTCGCAGGTGCCAAACGATCGGCACGCGAGCCGCCTTGGCCGGAAGCAGGGCGATGAGGTGGGACTTCAGCGTGTTGGTGTGAACGATCCGCGGGCGAACCTCGCGGATGATCCGCCAGACCCGAAACGCCGCGGTCACAAAAGCGAACAGTCGAGCCACCGCGACGAGTGGATGGCGCGTGAGGGTGGCACGTGAGGTCTCGAGCAATCGTTGCGACATCGGGACCATGCGCACCAGCACGCCGCGCGCGCGCAGCGCCGCGGCCAGCGGTCCATCGGACGGCAGCACGACGACGGGTTCCACCGGACCCTCGCTGAGACCGGCGACGAGGTCGGCCAACGACTGCTCGGCCCCCGACATGCGGGGGACGTGATCCAGGAACAGGACCCGAACGGGTTGAACGTGCTGCTGTTTCATCTGCATTGTTAAACGAGTCTCGGCTGGGAAGTTGCGCCACTTCAGGGGCGCGAACCGAGAAGCGCGTATACGTCGAGGAGGGTTGCTCCCGCTGTGTCCCAGTTCATCCCGATAGCGATCTCTCGCGCGCGCCGGCCCATCGCATACGCGGCGGCAGGATCGAGGCGAATCTCATCGATCGCGCGGCGCAGCGCGTCGACCGAGTGCTCGCCAAGAACAACCCCGGCATTCCCGACAATCTCCGACGCACCGGCCGCTGCCGCAACGACCACCGGAAGGCCACACGCCATCGCCTCCAGTACCGCCATGCCAAAGGCGTCGTAACGGCTCGGGGCGATCAACAGATCCGCCGCCCAGTACGCCGCACGAACGTCCTCGATCTTGCCGGGCATCACCACCGGGAGCCGGCGCTCTCGCGCGAGCGCAGTCCATCGCCCGCCGCGCAAATCGCCGGCAACGACCAAGCGCTCCCCCGGCGGCGCCGCGGCAAGCGCCTCAAGCGCCAGCGGCAAGCCCTTGCGCGGGCCGTGCGGGCCTACGAGCGCCACAACGAATTCCTGCTGCGACAAAGCAAGCGCCGCTCGCGCGGCGGTGCGCTCAGCCTGGGACGGCGGTCGAAACCGCTCGGAATCCACTCCGAAACGCACGACGGTGATGCGCGCGGCGTCGACTCCGCGCGCGGCCAGGTCGCGCGCCGTTGCCTCAGAGTTCGCGATCACGGCGCGCGCCGCGCGCGCCTGACGGATCTCGAGGCGGGCCTTGAACCGCGTCGCAATCTCTTCGTTACGCCCGCGCGCGCCCGGCTCGCGCCAAGCTTGCGGCGGAAGATCGAGCCAGCGAGCGCTGATCGTGTGGCACATGATCACGTCGGCACGGCGCAGCGTGGTGCCGGCGTCGGCGTGGACGACGTCGTAGCGCGCGCGCCCGAGCATCGCGCCGCTTGCCCCCAGGCTCACAAGTTGGTTGGCGAACTGCCACGCCGGCAAGCGCGGAATGCGGTGCACTCGCACGCCGTCGAGCATCCCGAGCCCCGCAGGAGCGTTTCCGGCAAATACATCGACCCGATGGCCGGCAGCGGCGACGCGACGCAGCAACTCGGCGTTTGCGCGCCCTTGACCTTCCTGCATTCCCAGGCTCGGAACCACGAACGCGATGCGCATCAATGATTCCCGTCCGTCGCCGCAGTGGCGCGGTGACGGCGACGGCGCGCGCACCGAAGGCAAGTCCCGGCACCTTCCACAATCCCGCGCAAGTTGTGGGCGAACACATCCTCGGAGAACTGCTCGGCGTGCGAACGCAACGCTACGGGGTCGAACCGCCGGGCGTCCGCGCGCGCAACGGCGCGCGTAATCGCTCCGGCCGACTCCTCGGCAAACAAAACGCCGTTCACGCCGTCGGTCACCGTCTCGAGCGCACCGCCCTTGGAAAACGCGACGACCGGCCGTCCGGCGGCGTTGGCTTCAAGGGGCACGATCCCGAAGTCCTCCTCGCCCGGAACAACAACCCCCCGACACTCCGCGTACAGCCGAACCAGGGCAGCATCGTCCAGGGCACCCATGAACCGTACCGTCGGACCCGCAATCGACTCGAGCGAAACCCGCGCAGGTCCATCTCCGACGACAACCAGGGATCGTCCCATCGTCGTGAACGCCTCGACGGCCAGATGCATGTTGCGGTGCGGCATCAGCCTGCCGACCATCAAGTAGTAGTCGCCGGTACGCGGTGCGATCGCAAAGCGGTTCACTTCAACCGGCGGATGCACCAGGACCGAACGGCGACCGTAAATCGCTTGGATCCGGCCGGCCGTTGCCCGCGAGTTGGCAACGTACACGTGCGCGCGCGCCGCGGCGGCGCGATCGGAACGACGCAGCGCGGCAAGAGCGAGCGGCAAGGCGGGGCGGCTCCACCCGGGAGCCACAGCGCGGTGGTCGTATCGCTCGTCCCACAAGAAGCGTGGTGGCGTGTGGCAGTAGACGATGCGGCATCCCGCGCGCGGCCGAACGTGATGAGCGAACCCGGCGCTCGAGCACACGACGACGTCGAACCCCTCGATGCGCAGACTCCGCATCGCGCGGCCGAACAGCGGCAGCAGGCGGCGGAACTCGGCCGGATCCCCCCTGAGCCGCTGCAGGCGCGACGTGCGTACGTCGATGTCGGCAAACTCAGGGAAAGTGGCCTCGGGGTAGTACAGCGACGTGAAGACCGGTGCATCGGGCCACATCCGGTGCATCGCGAGCGTGACCTTCTCGGCCCCGCCGCGGTTGACGAGGTAGTCGTGCACGATCGCGACCTTCACCGCGGCGCCTCTGCGCGGCGTGCCGTCGTTTCCAGGATGTCCTCCATCCGATCGACGAACGCGGCCCACGACCGCTCGCCGGCGGCCATGGCGCGCGCTTGGGAGCCCAATCGAGAAGACAGCGCGCCGTCCTCCAGGACGCGACGAAGGACTCGCACGACCGCCGCGTTGTCGTCGGGATCGACCAGCAGTCCCGTCTCGCCGTCGCGAATGGTCTCGGGGACTCCCCCGGTCGCTCCGGCGACGACCGGCAGTCCGTAAGCGCACGCTTCCAGCAGAGCGATCCCGCCGCCTTCGACTCCGGCCGCGCGCCCGCGCACCGACCGCGAAAGCAGCGCGAACGCATCGGCCGACGCGAAGTGCACAGCCAGATCGTCGTCGGAGACTTCACCGGCGAAAACCACGCGCGACGCGACGCCGGCGGCCGCCGCAACCGACTCGAGTCCCGCGCGCGCCGGACCCTCGCCGACGATGACAAGCCGAACGTCGTCGGGCAACTCCCCGACCGCACGGATGAGCCTGTCGTGGCCCTTGTGCTCGGCAAGGCGAGCCACCGACAGGATGATGCGTCTGCCCCCCAGGCGCGCGCGGAACTCCTCGACCGTCCGAGGATCGACCGACACCGCCTCGGGCGCTCCAACCGGCAACACGACGACGCGCAATGGGTCGGCCCCGAGCGCGACGGCTTCTGAGCGCGTGAAACGGGAATTGGCCACGACGCGATCCGCGCGCGGCAGCACGACTCGGGCGACGCGGCGGATGCGGGGCGCGCGCAGTTCGCCTCCGTGGCAAGCGACGACGACCGGCGCGCGCCGGCCCAGCATTGCTCCGGGCGCCGCCATGGTGTGCAGAGCCAGGACGACGTCGGGCTTCCATTCGCGAATCTCGCGGCGCGCGGTCAAGGCAATGGTCGGAACGAATCCGCGCCGCCCCGGCATAACCGCGTGCACGCGGCGCACCGCAGTGCCCAACCCGGCATCGACGGCGGCAAATCCGGGATCGGCCGGCGCTACGACGCGGAACTCGGTCCGGCGCGCGCGCGCCAGGATCTCTCGGGCCATCGTTTGGATCCCGCCGCGGGTGGGCGGGAAGTCCATCGTCAGCAGCAGGGCTCGGATCTGGTCGGTGCCGTCACGGGTCACGCCGGCAGCGTACCGTCCATCAAGCCGCGATCGCGCAAACGTTTGTATGCGCCGTCGGATGCACCGATAAGAAACCAGATGAGCGGGGTGATGGCGTACTGACCCCCGATCAGCCATGCCCCGATCGACGTCACCGCCATCGCCCAGATGGCAATCCACACCGGACCGGGCAACGCACGTCGAACGCGCGACGCCTGCACAACCGCGACCACGATGGCCAGGACGTACAAGATCCCGCCGGGAATCCCAAGGGAAAGGAACGCGTCGCCGATGTCCAGCTCGGTCCCGGCGGACCGGCCTCCGAACTTCGCGGCGCCTCGCGTGGCCGAGCCGGTCCCAAGGCCGATCGGCTGGTGCGAGATCGCGTAGGAGATCCCCGCCGTCCCGGACTCGAAGTGGATCGGCAGCGTGGACTTCGAGCGGTCGAAGGGATCACGCAGCGCCCGCAACTGCT
This genomic interval from Actinomycetota bacterium contains the following:
- a CDS encoding Fic family protein encodes the protein MAADGRRGRRSREDIHAQLTTGVEELRHRLGGLPSPIEAEDIWGDIWFQEAHNSTAIEGNTLVLREVEILLREGKTVGSKQLAEYMEVHGYADAAKWVYGQGLSSGGWTSGELITLTEVRYVHELAMTKVWGVAPHPDADPNEGPGSFRRHNIRPFPGGMQPPDWPEVQALMTDWVARACNLRDFQGPHLEALAATHAEFEQIHPFLDGNGRTGRLLLNLILIRMGYPPAIIRKSERARYLRALRAADGGDPGPLGEFMARAVLDTLMRFIVPAVAGPARLVPLAALADRETTVRALRAAAERGRLRAQRDDKGQWRSTRNWVSEYRASRYRRDR
- a CDS encoding glycosyltransferase family 4 protein — its product is MRLGIVISAYNRRGGLERVAVEYARGLVARGHEVVVFAQTWEVQDEDRAVRFVRVGGLRSQIALRAATFPFAAARAVARVDLDNIVSFGSVLSRPCVVRLPGAHRSWWEVANREWPVTTFDGLRRRLNPHHHIILASDRHVLGRGIPSAVLAAGDWAADEIRFYYPAVVDKVRVLPDGVNLEEFSFDPKGRETMRAAWEVGDSPLLFTVATEMRRKGLGTLFESFRVIRERVPDARLVVAGRAPAGDVRALAVAHRLGREVRAVGFVPDLRAAYSAADALIFPTRFDPWGLPIAESLACGTPVAVSARAGAAAAVTDGVNGALIPDPTDPVGVAHAAVRALSLPSDRAGARASVEHLRWENVVAQLEQVLEQTAL
- a CDS encoding glycosyltransferase — protein: MNGRRPVRLLLVNPSPVRGGAEELLLEFLGRSDESRVVTTVACLADGEFTDDLVAARARVVRLRAQRLRYFWMWALTVWRLARLARAHDVVLSWQVKGHYYGTPAARLARKPAVWWDHGIRPARGEKRWWIDNRLPASLRADLVVCSSAASAKRHARSKVILPGIPLEPYRAASREKARAALGLDPGEQAIGIVGRLQPWKGQHVFLEAAPRVLEQHPRARFFVIGGAIGGFSADYPARLELLVRNLGIAERVRFLGHRADVSELLAGLDVFVLASFGEPFGLTNVEAMAAGVPVVATDAGGVPEIIDDGVHGLLVPVGDSAAIADAVIRYLDAPEFAATMVAAARARAAERFDISRYVREVEDLVVALAEGER
- a CDS encoding SIS domain-containing protein, with protein sequence MTTRNFIMAYLSSVEAILRNIDPPKLEQIIDVIYTAYKHDRQIFLMGNGGGAATSMHFTCDLNKTAIVPGRRRMRALNLCDNMSLVTAWANDTHYTNIFGEQLVNFARPGDIVIGFTASGMSENIVNAIATAHERGCETIAFVGFDGGTAGAIARHVLHIQSTSYQHIEDVHLLLAHVITNALAERARADEDLATSGIGDEVQERVRRIYYVRQQLAAQPSVERRIRMIPDQVRRTIGFDRAMLFMAEGGKLRLRAPFAAASEDAELDIEADLFECEAFRTRHAVAVPLANGRSPQWLAIYKGITSYAVAPIVRDDQSVGVIVGAYTEGRREVDSGDVQLLQIFAFNVRSALDEMPIDPPAGGLLHPEP
- the gmhB gene encoding D-glycero-beta-D-manno-heptose 1,7-bisphosphate 7-phosphatase; amino-acid sequence: MTAQDRKEPAIFLDRDGVICENRPDHVKSWSEFVFIPGSVEALASLTRAKRRVFVVTNQSAIGRAMMTRRTLDDIHERMLDVVEGSGARIEAILVCPHHPDDKCECRKPKPGLLRAAAAERGVDLEASFLVGDTGTDLRAGAAAGCRTILVRTGRGAETIRDRSWGRRAPDFVADDLVDAAIWILAQEAIGRRARGRAEVTRK
- a CDS encoding NAD-dependent epimerase/dehydratase family protein; protein product: MNVLVTGGAGFIGSHVVRSLLARGDRVRVLDALTAPVHVPGVIPDLGAAEFLHGDVRTKPDWARALDGIDAVVHMAAYQDYMPDFSRFFTVNAAGTALCYEVIVERGLPVRRVVVASSQSVYGEGAARCAEHGVVVPEQRAPEDLVRGDWDVHCPRCGGRVEPAPTSEDMVAPRNSYGISKLAAETAALALGAQHGIPTAALRYAIVHGPGQSPHNAYSGLLRSACLQLLAGRAPVVFEDGRQLRDYVAIDDAVSATLVALDHAQAPGRAYNVGGPRSLTVLEVLETLNEIVDVPRAPEIAGRYRVGDVRHTIGDLSRLRGLGWEPRTDLRRTWTNYVKWLESTKESGETVAAAHADMRARGVLRDAGEL